The genomic segment CGGATGTTGCCGTTGAGGACGAAGGCCTCGAAGAACTCCTCGTTGAGGGCTTTGGAGACGCGGGGCATCTTGTCTCCGCGGTAGGACCAGTAAATGGCGCTGGAGTCTCCGGCGGCGATCTTGGCGCGGGAGATGGCGATGACGGCTTCAGCCGCCGAAGTGCCGCCGCCCACCACGCACACCGGACCGTCGGCGAAGTCCTCGGCATCGGCCAGGCGGTAGTGGATCCCCATGGTGTTTCCGGGGATGTCGAAAGTGCGCGGCACTCCGCGCCCGATGGCCAGCACCACGTGACGGGCCCGCAATTCCTGCTCTTCTTTCAGGTTGTGATTGAAGACCGAGGCTTTCCAGCAGCCCTGGTGGTCCTGGTCGGGTTCCAATCCCATCAGTTCCACGCCTACCTGGGCCGCCAGGGCGTGCTTGAGGTAAAGCGTCTTCCAGGCGGCGCACAGCTCATCCTTGTCGATGGGGGAGAAGGGCAACTCGGAAATCAACTCGCCTCCCTTGGGGAAGCGCATGGTGTCTTCGCCGCCGTAGTTGGGGTAGATCAGCTTGTCCTTGGAGTAGTCGCGGATGCGTGACATGATGTCGTCGCGGTCGATGACCAGCGCCTTCAGGCCGTGCTCGCGGGCCCGCAGCGCGGCGGCGGTTCCGGCTGGTCCGCCGCCCACGATGAGCAGATCGAGGACTTCGGGCAATTGGGCCGCAGGATCGACCTTCAGCGTGCCGTCCTCAAGGATCTCGTAACCGATGGGCAAAGCCTCCTCCTATCCCGTGCTGTCGTCCTTGCGCCTCACCAGCGAGGCCCGGAAAGGCCCGATTCGCAGTTCCTGGCCCGGCTGGATCTCCACCTCGCCCTGCAGGGGCTGACCGTCCACCAGAGTGGCATTGAGTCCGCCCAGGTCGCTGACCACCACCCCGTGGGCGTCGACTAAGAGTACCGCTTGCCGGCGAGACACGGCTTTGTGCCCCAGCACCACCTGGCAGTCGTCCATCCGTCCCACCACGTTCTTGCCCACCTTGAGGGGATAGCTGCGCGCCGTCCCTCCTTCTTCAGCCACCAGCAGGATGAAGCGGGAACGGGCCTGCTCGTGGCGATCCTCAGCCGGGGCAGGCCGGGTCTTCTCTTCGGCCTTCTCGGAAGAGACCCGCGGAGGATCTTGCAGGGAAGGAAGGGCGACGGGCGCGCCGGCCTGGGTGTCGGCGTCAAGCGTCTCTTCCTCCTTGCCAGCCGGCGGCGGTTCTTCCTTCACTTCCTCCGCCCCAGGACTCTCGTCTTGAGGTTCTTGGGCCTGGGCAAAGACCTGCGGCGTCGGCACCACCTTGTCGAAGGTTGTCTTGGGTTCGGGACGCTGAGAGGGATCGCGCTCGGATTCCTGCAACAGTTGGGAGGGCACGTACTTGACGAAGACTCCCGGACTGGTGGCGGCACCCACCTCCTGATGCAGCACCTGGAAGATGTAGTCGTGCCCTCCCGGGAAGGTGAGCACGTGCAGTTCGCCCAGCCGGCGGGGGCGCTCGACGGGCCGCCCGTCCAGCAGCAGCGGCTGTGAGGGCGACAGGTTCTCCAGCACGTAGGCCCTCAATTGGGGCGAATATTTGATGCGGGCCTGCCTCCCGGCCAAGAGCGAGGAGCGGATGGTGATCTTGGCGCCCGCCGCGCTGCCGATGTCGGCTTCGCTCCCCAGGAAAAAAGCCTCTCCCTTGTGGTCGCCGGTCTGACAAAAAAGCCGCGCCCGCACTTGGCCGCTCTGCGAGTCAGTCATCGGCAACCTCCCTGGCCCGCAGCAGCAGCACCGGCAGGCGCCGGTCCTTGCGGGGGTGAAAATGATGACAGGTAACGCAGCTCTGAGAGACCTGGCCGGGGGCGTGGCACTGACGGCAGTCGTCGATGGAAGGCAGATGCAGCCTTTGGCCCCTGTCCTCCTGGTCGGCCGCCACCGAGGGATGGCAAGAGGCGCATTCCATCTGCACGCGGTGGGCCGAGTGATCGAAAAGCGCCCGGCTCAACGTTTTCTGAGATGCCCGCAGGGGGGCCAAGCCTCGAGGCGAAACGTCGTGGCATTCGCGGCATTGCTGGGTGAGCGCGTCCACCAGCTCGGACAGCCCGGCTGAATTTCCGCCGAAAGAGGGCTGAGGCGCATAGCCTGCCTGGCGTAAGTCGGTCCAGGCTTCCAGCAGCCAGCGGTCGATTTCGTTGAAGGGCTCATGGGATGGATCGGCCAGAAGCGAGCGCGGGCTGACCGCGCCCGGATCGCGCAGGCCTTCTTGAGCCCGCTGCAGCCGAACGTCGGACGCGCCGCCAGGACGCAGTGAGGGGGCCAGTGCGGAGTTCTCCTCCACCGCCAACTGTCGCGCTCGCGCCAGCCGGGCCGAGAGGGCGCCTACGGCATCTGCGTAGCGTTCGCGCAGGAGGCCCGGGTCGAAGTCCTGAGGCGGACGCTGAGGCAGCAGATCGGCCAGTCCCAGCGAGGAGTGAAGGCTGCGCCTGAGGATGCGCAGGTTTTCCTCGATCCAGCAATCGCGGTGATTGGCGGCCAGAGGACGGATGCGGCGAGGATCCTGGGGAGGAACCAGCCTGAAGCGGCTGGGATTCATCGTGGGCAGGCAGGGAGCCGCCGGATCGGCCGCTTCGAGCTGCTGAGGACGCAGGACGCCGGGCGCGCCGGATAGTCCCTGCTGAGCCAGTTGCATCAGCGCTCCGTCCTTGTTGAGGTGGCAGCCGTCCCCGCAGTGCAGCCGGAAGGAAAGGGCCTGGAAGCCGCGTCCGTCCCGCTCGGGATGGTGACAGTACAAACAGGTCGCATCGCCCTCCAGCTTTCTCTCCTCGGGCAGCACCTTGTTGACGTGGACGGCGTGGGGAAAGCGCAGCCCCTCGGCTTCCCTGAACTGCGCGACGCCGCCCGAGCCGTGCAGAAACTCGGGATGCCCCCGGGCGAAAGAGGCGAAGTCATGGCAGGACGTACAGCGCGAGTCGGGGACCTGGGTGAGAGAAGCGCCGCGTCCCAGGTGCTCGGAATGGCAGGAGGCGCAGTCTCCTGCCAGCGACTCCTCGCCTCTCCGCTCCAGGTCGTCTGAGAAATAAGCGTAGTGGGCCGGATATCCGTAAAGGGCCATCCGGCTCCCCTCAGGACCGCTTCCCGAGTCGGCATTCAGACTCTCATGGCAGGAAGCGCACTTTTCTTCCGGCGTGCCGCGCAGAGGACTGTGGCAAGCCGAGCAATCGGATTCCACCTTCATGTGGGCCGAAGAGACGGGTCCGCTGGAGACGAAGGCTGCGTCCAGCAAGAGGAAGTCGAAGGCCGTCCACAGCAGCGCCACCGCGGCCACGGCCAGCCCCGCATTGAGCCAGCGCCTGCGCGGGGAAGGATAGACGTAGTGAGGCGAAACCTCCAACTCCATCCGTGAATAGTGTCGCTTCTTCTTCATCTCTGATGGCGCTGTTTCAATAATAGAGCACGGCCAGCATGTGCATCAGCAAGAGAGCCAGCAAGGCAAAAGACAGCGGCCCGTGGATCACCAGCCATCGCCGCAGGAGACGCTGCACGGTGTATTGCGCGTCCAGTTCCAGTTTGGCGCGATAGATCTCGCGCAGCTTCTCGATGTGCAGACGCTCCTTCTCTCCCACAATACGGCTCAGGTGGTCGAACTCCCTCAAACGGGTGTCGATGCCTCCCCGGATATCGAGCAGGTAGCTCCAGCGGGGCATGGGCTTGGCCAGGACCTCTTCGACACGGTCCCGATAAAACTCGCTGACCGCCTGGCCGCATTCGCCCATGAGTTTCTCGGCTTTGCCCCGCAATTGGCCGACCAGGTCGGGGATGCGTTCGTAAAGGGCTTCAACCGAGAGTCCCGAGGCCAGCACACGCGGATAGTATTTCTGGGCGGCCACTCCTATCAGTCCGCTCAAGATGGTCCACAAGCTGAGCAGGAAGAGAACCCAGGTCAGCCGGCCGGACGGCCATGAGAAACCCATATGCATGAAGATCAGCAACAGGCAAGCCAGTCCTCCGTAAACATGGAGCTGCAGCCAGGAGCGGGCCGAACCCAAACCTTTGCTGGAGGCCATGGAGGGAATGCGGCGGCGCCAGGCATAGGCGCCCGCCGCCCACATCAGCAGGGCCGCCGACCATCCGTAAGCCAGTCCCCAGTAGTTTCCCGGACGCAACTCGCCTAGCAGCAGATTGAGCGCCAGAATCAGGAGCAAGGCGACGACCGCGACGAGGAACCACAGCAGTCCGCGGGAAAGGCCCCGCAGCCGCCGCCTCTGGGATGGCTTGAGCATATTCATGAATAGTCGGGCAGAAGGTCGAGGAAATCTTCCATCCCGCTCACCCGTATGGCGCATCCGTGAGGACAATTGCTGACGCAGGCGGGACCGTGTCCGCGGTCGTAGCAAAGGTCGCACTTGCTGGCCAGCAGGCGCGGCTTTTCTCTCAGGTTGCGGGGCAAGGCGTCGGCCGGCCACAACTCCTCGGTGTCGTGCATGACGATGGCATCGTAGGGGCAGTTGTTGGCGCAAGCCTGGCACCCGATGCAGATGTCGTCGAGGATCTCCACCACGTCGTCGTGATCGGCCCGGCGGATGGCTCCCGTGGGACAGCCGATCATGCACACCGGATCCTGGCAGTGAAAACAGGAGCGGGCGATGAGGAACTGGTGGTAGCGGTCGCCCTCGCGCACGAAACGGGGCCGTCCGCCGTGAGTTTCGGCGCAGGCCCGCACGCAGTCGTCGCAGCGGGTGCAGGTGTTGAGGTCGATCAGCAGGACGCTCGATCCCTGGGCCAGGCCGTTGCCCAGCGAGGCCTCGATGAACTCGGAACGCCGGATGTCGCTGGCCCCCGCCGACACCTCCTTGATGCGCTTGACCGCCATCTCCCACAGCTCGGCGGCCATCTCCTCCTGTCCTTCGGTCAGCTTTCTGAAATCGTCGCCTGAAATCTTGACCAGTTCGCTGTTCTCCACCGAAGAGGCCGTACAGCGCCAGTTCTCGACCCCTTCAACCAGCAACTCGACTTCCCCCAGGCTCATGCCCTTGGAGAGGTAGGTGACGGTCGCCTGTCCGTCGGCGAACTGCTGAGAGAGCCGCACAAAGCCTGAGCGGACGATGTAGAAGGCATCGGCGGCCTTTCCCTGCTCGACGATGGTCTGGCCGCGACGAAAGGACTCCAGCTCCACATCGAGCTTCCTCAACTGGCCCTCCGAGCAATGGCGCAGGACGGGAGTGGCTTTGAGCTGGTGCACCAGGCTGCGGCGGCGGTAGATGTCGTCCACCCACTTCTTGAAGGCGGGCGACTTGCGCTTCATCAAGCGCAGGGCGGGAAGACGGATCTGCACCAGTCGGCAATCGGTCTTGGCTCGGGCCGTGGCCGACTGGGGCCAGCCGTTGAGGGCGCCGATTTCGCCGAAAACCTCTCCGCGCCCAAGCACCGCAGCGCCCGAATCGGGCAAGAAGACGTCCATGTTGGTGAGCAGGGTGATCTGGGTGGACCCGCTGGGAACCGCCGCCGGCGGCATTCCGCGGGATGGCCTCTTGGACTGGGGTTTGCCTTTGGTCGTCGCCGACTGCAGGTCCTCCAGCCGGTGGATCCCGGTCCTCTCCGGATCGAAAAGGGGACGGCTGGACCGGCTCTCGTTTTCGACGCTCTGCAAGGCCACCTCGACCTGCCCCTCGACGATGAGAAAAGCCAAATCGATGTAGGTCCCCTCCTCGAAGAAAACCGACCCCGCCTTCCAGGAAGCGATGGAGACGTCGGGACAGATCTGGGCCAGCAGATCGGAATCGAAATCGTCGAAGATCTTGGAGGCACTTTTCAGTTGGGCGGGCGTCGGCTGATCCGACAGGTCCACGATGCCGCTTTGCTCATCCAAACCGCTCCAGCGGTCTTGGTAGAGGGACTGGCGGCGGATGACCGTCTGACCCGCAGACACCTTCTCCTGAGACATGGTGGACGCTCCGCTCGTTAAACCAACATGAGACTCCGCCCGTCGGCGAAACCTGGACAAACCTTGATCCGAGGTTGCTGGGACTCGACCTGATTCCATTAATACATTCCCTCGGAAGGGCCGTCAAGACCATGAAATCCGGTTGCGGTTGCGGGGGTGCAGGTTTACCATGAGGGAGTCGTTTTTCGTCAGCAATCCCAGAGAGTGCCCAATGCCCTTCGAATTCCGTCACGAAACCTGGTACTGCGACGAAACCTACCAAACCTCGAGAGAAGGAAGCTTGTGTTTGAATTTGCCGTCCTGACCGACAAAGGGCTCAAGCGTCGCATCAACCAGGACGCCGTGAAAGTCAATCCCGAGTGCCGCCTTTTCGTGCTCTCCGATGGAATGGGCGGGCACGCGGCAGGCGAGGTGGCTTCCCAACTGACGGTGGACACGGTAGAAGAGTTCGTGGCGCTCAGCCTGGGCACCAGCGAAGTGACCTGGCCCTTCGGCTACGACATCCAGCAGCCCTTCGCCTACAACATCCTGGGGACAGCCGTCCGCCTGGCCAACGTCAAGGTGCGCCACGAAGCCGAGAAAAAAGAAATCTACGCCGGCATGGGCGCCACCCTGGTTTGCCTGCTGCTGGACGATGAAGGGGCCTTTTACACTCATGTGGGAGACAGCCGCCTCTACCTGCTGCGCCAAGGACGGCTCAAGCAATTGACCCAGGACCACTCCATCGTCCAGGAGCAACTGCGGCTGGGCATCATCAGTCCCGAAGACGTGGAGAACCACACCTACCGCCACGTCGTCACTCGCGCCATCGGCAGCCAGGAGCTCGATTTCGACGTGCGCAAGATGGAAACCCGTCCCGGAGACCTGTTCCTGATCTGCTGCGACGGACTCACCGACATGATCGACGATCAGGGCATCGAGCAAGTGCTGCGCTGCGAGGAGAGCCTGGAAAGCCGCTGCCGCAGATTGGTCGAACAAGCCAACCAAGCCGGGGGGGACGACAACATCAGCGTCATCCTTGTCCACTGTGAGTCGGCCATTTCCAGTTAGAATAAATGGCAATGACACCCGAGAAGATCGGCCGCTACATCATCGAGGGGGAGATTGGCTCCGGCGGGATGGGCATCGTCTACGAGGCCGTGGACCCCGTCCTCAAGCGCCGCCTGGCCATCAAGGTGATGAAGCCGATCTACGCCGCCAACGAGGACGTGCGCAAGCGCTTTCTGAGAGAAGCCGAGGCGGTGGCCGGACTCCAGCATCCCAACATCGTGGCCATCTTCGACAGCGGAGGCGGAAGCGACGAAGACCAGCCTCCCTTCATGGCCATGGAGTTCATCGAGGGCCATGACCTGGAACAGATCCGCAAGGAAGGCGTGGTCACCCTGCCCTTCGCCCGCAAACTGAAGATCATCGCCAAAGTGGCCCGCGGACTCGACCACGCCCACTCCAAGAACGTCATCCACCGCGACATCAAGCCCGGCAACATCCGGGTCGGCAAAGACGCCGTCAAGATCCTCGACTTCGGGGTGGCCCGCTTGACCACCTCCTCGGTCATGACCCAAACCGGCGTTTTTCTGGGCACCTTCTTCTATGCCTCTCCGGAGCATTTCGGAAAGGAAGTCGACGGGCGCAGCGACCTCTTCAGCCTGGGCGTGATCCTCTACGAGCTGCTGACCGATGAACGCCCCTTTCCCGGCCCCGACTACACCGCCCTCATCAACCAGATCTGCATCGAGCCCCATCCCCCGCTGCATGACCGCCTCACCGGATGCGACGAAGACCTGGTGGCCATCGTCGACAAGGCCCTGGCCAAAAAGCCCGAGGACCGGTTTCAGAACGGCATCGAGATGGCCGAGGCCATCGAACGCTATGTGGAAACCCTGCCCCAGCGGCGGCAACGCTTTCTGGAACGCCTTTCCACCATGGCCGAAGAACTGCAGCAGTTGCAGACCGACTTCGGGCACCAGGCCCTGGCGGCGGTCAGCGATGACGCGGAATGGATGAAGGCCCTCTCCACCCTGATGGTCGATCCCGAAGTGACGGTGGCTTACGACGTCAACCAGATGGCCCCGCCTCAAGACTACGGCGAGATCATCGAGCTTTGTCAGCTCTACCGAAGCCGTCTCGACCGGCTCAACGAGCGCGAAAGCGAATTGCGGCGCCTTTCTTCCCTGTTCGAGAAGAGCCGGAAAGAGTTCGAAAAGGGAGAATGGAGCCACTGCCAGAAAACGGTGGAAGAGATCCTGGCCGACTATCCCGACAACCCGGTGGCCCTGGATCGGCGCAAGCTGTGCGAAGAGCGCCTGAGCGAGGTCGAACGCATCGACGGGTACCTGGAAGAAGCCCGCCAATCCCTCCAGGAAGGCCGCCCCGAGCAAGCCCTCAAGCGAATCGAAGAAGTCCTCAAGCTGCAGCCCGAGCACCCCCAAGCCGTCCAGCTTGCCCAGCAAGCCGAGCAGCAGAAGGAGGTGGCCGAGTTGATCGCGCAGGCCCGCCAAGCCGCTCAGGAGAAGGACTGGCAAAGGACCTTGGAAAAGGCCCAGGCCGGTCTGGGGAAAGTCCCCGATCAGGAGCATCTGGCGGCCCTCAAAGAGGAGGCCGAGCGAGGCCTGGAAGAAGAAAAGGAAATCAGCGAACTGCTGGGCCAGGCTCAGCGCAAGCTTGAATCAGAAGATCCTGAAGAAGCCATCAAGACGGCCCGAAAAGGGCTTGAACTGCGCCCCGACCACGCCGCCCTGATCCGCTTGGTGGAACGGGCCCGCCGCCGCATCGAACGTCGCCAACGCATCCAATCGCTGCTCGACGAAGCGCGCCAAAACGAGAAATCGGGCCGCCTCGCGGAAGCTCTCCAGGCCGCCGAGCAGGGGCTGGAGCTGGACGCCGACCATCCCCAATTGAAGGAGATCCGCCAGCGTTGCCTGGCCGAGATCGAGAAGCGCGAAGAGGCCTCCAAACTGGCTGCACAGGGCCGCGCCTATTTTGAGGAAGGCCGGCTGCAAGAAGCTGTCGATCACCTGCGGGGAGCCCTCAAGCTGACCCCGGACGAGAAGGAACTGGAAGAGCTGGTCGAGCAGGCCATAGAGCAGCAGCGCAAGCACCGTCAACGC from the Acidobacteriota bacterium genome contains:
- a CDS encoding FHA domain-containing protein; its protein translation is MTDSQSGQVRARLFCQTGDHKGEAFFLGSEADIGSAAGAKITIRSSLLAGRQARIKYSPQLRAYVLENLSPSQPLLLDGRPVERPRRLGELHVLTFPGGHDYIFQVLHQEVGAATSPGVFVKYVPSQLLQESERDPSQRPEPKTTFDKVVPTPQVFAQAQEPQDESPGAEEVKEEPPPAGKEEETLDADTQAGAPVALPSLQDPPRVSSEKAEEKTRPAPAEDRHEQARSRFILLVAEEGGTARSYPLKVGKNVVGRMDDCQVVLGHKAVSRRQAVLLVDAHGVVVSDLGGLNATLVDGQPLQGEVEIQPGQELRIGPFRASLVRRKDDSTG
- a CDS encoding cyclic nucleotide-binding domain-containing protein — protein: MSQEKVSAGQTVIRRQSLYQDRWSGLDEQSGIVDLSDQPTPAQLKSASKIFDDFDSDLLAQICPDVSIASWKAGSVFFEEGTYIDLAFLIVEGQVEVALQSVENESRSSRPLFDPERTGIHRLEDLQSATTKGKPQSKRPSRGMPPAAVPSGSTQITLLTNMDVFLPDSGAAVLGRGEVFGEIGALNGWPQSATARAKTDCRLVQIRLPALRLMKRKSPAFKKWVDDIYRRRSLVHQLKATPVLRHCSEGQLRKLDVELESFRRGQTIVEQGKAADAFYIVRSGFVRLSQQFADGQATVTYLSKGMSLGEVELLVEGVENWRCTASSVENSELVKISGDDFRKLTEGQEEMAAELWEMAVKRIKEVSAGASDIRRSEFIEASLGNGLAQGSSVLLIDLNTCTRCDDCVRACAETHGGRPRFVREGDRYHQFLIARSCFHCQDPVCMIGCPTGAIRRADHDDVVEILDDICIGCQACANNCPYDAIVMHDTEELWPADALPRNLREKPRLLASKCDLCYDRGHGPACVSNCPHGCAIRVSGMEDFLDLLPDYS
- a CDS encoding Stp1/IreP family PP2C-type Ser/Thr phosphatase; this encodes MFEFAVLTDKGLKRRINQDAVKVNPECRLFVLSDGMGGHAAGEVASQLTVDTVEEFVALSLGTSEVTWPFGYDIQQPFAYNILGTAVRLANVKVRHEAEKKEIYAGMGATLVCLLLDDEGAFYTHVGDSRLYLLRQGRLKQLTQDHSIVQEQLRLGIISPEDVENHTYRHVVTRAIGSQELDFDVRKMETRPGDLFLICCDGLTDMIDDQGIEQVLRCEESLESRCRRLVEQANQAGGDDNISVILVHCESAISS
- a CDS encoding protein kinase yields the protein MAMTPEKIGRYIIEGEIGSGGMGIVYEAVDPVLKRRLAIKVMKPIYAANEDVRKRFLREAEAVAGLQHPNIVAIFDSGGGSDEDQPPFMAMEFIEGHDLEQIRKEGVVTLPFARKLKIIAKVARGLDHAHSKNVIHRDIKPGNIRVGKDAVKILDFGVARLTTSSVMTQTGVFLGTFFYASPEHFGKEVDGRSDLFSLGVILYELLTDERPFPGPDYTALINQICIEPHPPLHDRLTGCDEDLVAIVDKALAKKPEDRFQNGIEMAEAIERYVETLPQRRQRFLERLSTMAEELQQLQTDFGHQALAAVSDDAEWMKALSTLMVDPEVTVAYDVNQMAPPQDYGEIIELCQLYRSRLDRLNERESELRRLSSLFEKSRKEFEKGEWSHCQKTVEEILADYPDNPVALDRRKLCEERLSEVERIDGYLEEARQSLQEGRPEQALKRIEEVLKLQPEHPQAVQLAQQAEQQKEVAELIAQARQAAQEKDWQRTLEKAQAGLGKVPDQEHLAALKEEAERGLEEEKEISELLGQAQRKLESEDPEEAIKTARKGLELRPDHAALIRLVERARRRIERRQRIQSLLDEARQNEKSGRLAEALQAAEQGLELDADHPQLKEIRQRCLAEIEKREEASKLAAQGRAYFEEGRLQEAVDHLRGALKLTPDEKELEELVEQAIEQQRKHRQREELLQEATGLADEGRWQGCLQAARKGLKVAPGFQPLVDLAQEAEAALERARQIEDLVQQAGLAMREERLQEALEAAQQALEAAPQDSGGRPLGKETQDRIEEADSIIAEARKGMERRQLQEAISNARQALQEEQFEGARSKALEALEFDLKGSALGEEAKELMAEARSVAEQAETEMRRQRLEAFLEKARKALGEERFQDAQEAAGQALELAPEHSEASSLADKARELLELRQRTESLLESARQALQAQKPEKALQEIAKGLDLDPRHAALLEAGKEARALQQRLEKIKGLRAKAQKALQAKDFSLAMQACDEVLALQPDSAEARQIKEEAKKAQEEQERRKRLKECLANARQAEKADDLEACLASLNEAVQWSAGDAKVQEYRDRIGLQVKANRLFSQAKFHARAGRHGKAVSLLNQLLEIQPGHSEAHKLRRESRKQMAARRRQWVSRLSYVAAGLVVAVALWWVIPFIASESAGTDSGSGDLPAGPSLGRFYQVQPGESAESLPPEIASVFSTSSGPLAAGRVLAADLPESTVQVGIDVRPWAWIESIVRKDDKAPVQMENEFATPVTIPLPPGEYLLTFRHDTLGPGQLEMSVPDRNQFVFSVDHPSLNDKDNELEKLINK